The DNA window TTAGAGCCAAATACCTTTGTGAAAATGCTGACTGCCATAATGCTATTTTTCCCAGTTATGTCGATTTGTTAGAATAATAAACTTATCCCTCTTACGGTTTAAAGGATAATTTAGTTCAAAACTCAAATTTACAGAATAATTAACGAATAAAATTATTAAAATTACTAATCCTCCAATAATCCTCTGCCAATTTTATGTAAATCTCCCGATTTTCTTAAATCTTGCAATATCGAATCTAAAATACCATTTATAAAAATCCCACTTTTTTCGGTGCTGTACTTTTTTGCGATCTCAATCGCTTCATTGATCGTAACTTTCGGAGGTATATCTTCAAAAAGCAATAACTCGCATATTCCGATTCTCAAAATTAATCGATCTAAGATTGCAATTCGAGAAAATTCCCAGTTGAATGCTTTTTCTTTAATACGCTTATCCAATTCGGAAATGTTTTCGATAG is part of the candidate division KSB1 bacterium genome and encodes:
- the nusB gene encoding transcription antitermination factor NusB encodes the protein MGKSGRRMAREHALQVLYSYEMTANPIQQVIENFPGEELSDENSAEFANNLIHKSIENISELDKRIKEKAFNWEFSRIAILDRLILRIGICELLLFEDIPPKVTINEAIEIAKKYSTEKSGIFINGILDSILQDLRKSGDLHKIGRGLLED